In a genomic window of Pangasianodon hypophthalmus isolate fPanHyp1 chromosome 19, fPanHyp1.pri, whole genome shotgun sequence:
- the dcun1d4 gene encoding DCN1-like protein 4 isoform X2, protein MEKFCEDIGVEPENVVMLVLAWKLNAQSMGYFTLQEWLKGMGSLQCDSTEKLRNSLDYLRSILNDATSFKLIYRYAFDFAREKDQRSLDLNTAKCMLGLLLGKTWPLFPVFNQFLEQSKYKVVNKDQWCNVLEFSRTINLDLSNYDEDGAWPVLLDEFVEWYKDREMS, encoded by the exons ATGGAGAAGTTCTGTGAAGATATTGGAGTGGAACCAGAGAAT gtGGTGATGCTGGTATTGGCTTGGAAACTGAATGCTCAGAGTATGGGCTACTTCACCCTGCAGGAGTGGCTTAAAGGAATGGGTTCACTGCA ATGTGATTCAACTGAAAAACTCAGGAACTCTCTAGACTACCTGAGGTCGATCCTCAATGATGCCACGAGTTTTAAGCTCATTTACCGATACGCCTTTGACTTCGCCCGG GAGAAGGATCAGAGGAGTTTAGATTTAAACACTGCCAAGTGCATGCTGGGACTTCTACTGGGGAAAACCTGGCCACTATTTCCTGTGTTTAACCAGTTTCTAGAG CAATCCAAGTATAAAGTAGTAAATAAAGACCAGTGGTGCAATGTTCTAGAGTTCAGTAGGACCATTAACTTGGATCTCAGCAACTATGATGAGGACGGGGCTT GGCCAGTTTTGTTGGATGAGTTTGTGGAGTGGTACAAAGACCGAGAGATGTCATAG
- the dcun1d4 gene encoding DCN1-like protein 4 isoform X3 produces MPPRKKRRPTAGDDLSAKKSRQDNVYRRQESSHIQEAEAFSSKRCLEWFYEYAGCDDVVGPEGMEKFCEDIGVEPENVVMLVLAWKLNAQSMGYFTLQEWLKGMGSLQCDSTEKLRNSLDYLRSILNDATSFKLIYRYAFDFAREKDQRSLDLNTAKCMLGLLLGKTWPLFPVFNQFLEQSKYKVVNKDQWCNVLEFSRTINLDLSNYDEDGAWPVLLDEFVEWYKDREMS; encoded by the exons ATGCCCCCGAGGAAAAAGAGGAGGCCCACTGCAGGAGATGACCTGTCTGCAAAGAAGAGCCGCCAGGACAA TGTCTACAGAAGACAGGAGTCATCACATATCCAGGAAGCCGAAGCTTTCTCCAGTAAGAGATGTCTGGAGTGGTTTTATGAGTATGCAG GTTGTGATGACGTGGTTGGACCAGAAGGCATGGAGAAGTTCTGTGAAGATATTGGAGTGGAACCAGAGAAT gtGGTGATGCTGGTATTGGCTTGGAAACTGAATGCTCAGAGTATGGGCTACTTCACCCTGCAGGAGTGGCTTAAAGGAATGGGTTCACTGCA ATGTGATTCAACTGAAAAACTCAGGAACTCTCTAGACTACCTGAGGTCGATCCTCAATGATGCCACGAGTTTTAAGCTCATTTACCGATACGCCTTTGACTTCGCCCGG GAGAAGGATCAGAGGAGTTTAGATTTAAACACTGCCAAGTGCATGCTGGGACTTCTACTGGGGAAAACCTGGCCACTATTTCCTGTGTTTAACCAGTTTCTAGAG CAATCCAAGTATAAAGTAGTAAATAAAGACCAGTGGTGCAATGTTCTAGAGTTCAGTAGGACCATTAACTTGGATCTCAGCAACTATGATGAGGACGGGGCTT GGCCAGTTTTGTTGGATGAGTTTGTGGAGTGGTACAAAGACCGAGAGATGTCATAG